A DNA window from Streptococcus parapneumoniae contains the following coding sequences:
- the comE gene encoding competence system response regulator transcription factor ComE: MKVLILEDVIEHQVRLERILDEISKESNIPISYKTTGKVREFEEYIENDEVNQLYFLDIDIHGIEKKGFEVAQLIRHYNPYAIIVFITSRSEFATLTYKYQVSALDFVDKDINDEMFKKRIEQNIFYTKSMLLENEDVVDYFDYNYKGNDLKIPYHDILYIETTGVSHKLRIIGKNFAKEFYGTMTDIQEKDKHTQRFYSPHKSFLVNIGNIREIDRKNLEIVFYEDHRCPISRLKIRKLKDILEKKSQK; this comes from the coding sequence ATGAAAGTTTTAATTTTAGAAGATGTTATTGAACATCAAGTGAGACTAGAGAGAATATTGGATGAAATTTCGAAAGAGTCGAATATTCCAATATCATACAAGACAACGGGAAAAGTCCGTGAATTTGAAGAATATATTGAAAACGATGAAGTAAACCAGCTTTATTTCCTAGATATCGATATTCATGGGATTGAGAAAAAGGGATTTGAAGTGGCTCAGCTCATTCGTCATTACAATCCTTACGCTATTATCGTCTTTATCACCAGTCGATCAGAGTTTGCGACTCTAACCTATAAATACCAGGTATCAGCCTTAGATTTTGTTGATAAGGATATCAATGATGAGATGTTTAAGAAGAGAATTGAGCAAAATATCTTCTACACTAAAAGTATGTTACTTGAAAATGAAGATGTTGTAGATTATTTCGACTATAATTACAAGGGAAATGATTTAAAAATTCCTTATCATGACATTCTGTATATTGAAACGACAGGGGTCTCTCATAAATTGCGCATTATTGGTAAGAATTTTGCAAAAGAGTTCTATGGAACAATGACAGATATTCAGGAAAAGGACAAACATACTCAGCGATTTTATTCTCCTCATAAGTCATTTTTGGTAAATATAGGCAATATCAGAGAAATTGATCGAAAAAACTTAGAAATTGTTTTCTATGAAGACCATCGTTGTCCTATTTCAAGGTTAAAAATTAGAAAATTGAAAGATATTTTAGAGAAAAAATCTCAAAAGTGA